From the genome of Oryza glaberrima chromosome 1, OglaRS2, whole genome shotgun sequence:
tatgctaaattattataatctatatgCCAGATTcctataatctaataatctcctctagaggagcttttttcagattattgagtggctaaagacccactactcttaaatgcctctaataatccaaagaaacaaaaattcGTAGCCTCCTTGCCGATGTCGATCCCCTCGCGAGTGCAATCGATCGATTCCAAGCCGGATAGTGGATGGGCCATTATCTTCGGCCTTCTAATAGTTGGAAAAAATACGTACGGGATGTCAATGTCCACATCCCAACCTGAGAGGTGCATGGCTAATTGAACAACACGGGAAGAACCAGACAAAACTAGAGGACGACTCTGATTATTGTATTTGGAATTCTGAAAACGCTATGAATTGAATGGACAAAACATACTGATTTTTAATTTCTCTCCTTGAAGAATTATATATTTACAGGAGAGTACTATTGCTCAAACCAAAGACGGGTAAAATAGCTTATCCCGAGCTggttctaacaaaaaaaaaacagactatatatataaaaggttATAAATGTCTGAAATGTGTACATTTACATTTATTTTGGTCAAACAAACGCTGATAAGAAGTTCTGTACAGATTTCTTCCAGGAATTAATAGCATGTATATTTagcagttcagaacttcagatcaAATGGGCAAAAGCCTTCATCGTGCAGCAGGACCGGTGCCCAACGTCGGCGCCGTCCTAAGAATATGCTCCGTCTCAAATGCAGCATTGTGATGATCAACAACATCGGATTGGTCAGTGACATACGTGCTATAACTTGAGTTGGGATCAGTACTATCGCTGGTATTGAAGCCATTATACGCATTTCTGATAGCACGATGTCCATCCTCAAGCTCGATGCACTCTTGTATTTGCATCACCATATCGGTCATAGTGGGTCGTTGTGTTGATGCTTGTACAATGCACTGAAGGGCAATATTTGTGACCTTCCACACACTGTTTACATCATAGTCACTATGCATGTGTGTATCCACCACATCCTCAATGTTACCTTGAATTAGGCGTTGTTGCACCCATTTGATGATGCTGACAGGATTTGGGTTATGTAGGATAGCTCGCTTCCCAGTGACTAGCTCCAACAAGACGACACCGAAACTATAGACGTCACTCTTTGTTGTTGGTTGCATTGTCGCATGGTACCTGCAAGTTTAGCCAGTTCGGCAATACTTATCATTTATCACATAAAACACCACACAACGGCTTTACAAAGTACAAATGTGATGGCCATACTCTAGGTCCATGTATCCAAGTGTACCAACAAGAGCGTTCGTGGATACATGGGTGTCATTATTGAATGCCTTGGACAAGCCAAAATCCGCAATCTTGGCCTCCAGTCTTGTATTCAACAGGATGTTGGTTGCCTTCACATCTCTGTAAATGACAGGTGGATTGCACCCCTTGTGTAGGTATTCTAGCCCTGGCCATTAGACCGGAAAATTGAACTAGTGACCAAAggtctaaaaaaaagtaaaaaaaaaacaaacttccaAGATTATTGAAGAGATTCAATAATTTACCTTGTGCAGATTCTAGTGCGATTTTAAGTCGCTCTCTCCAAGTTAAGTATCCACCATTGTTGTTTTCGCCTGCACATTGTTGGAGAAAAGTGACATCATAAGAGGCCTATAAGACGGTCTAGCaaatgaattattacatcaaCCATGCTAGCGGTGCATATACAACATATGTGCATGCCTGCAATGTGTTCTTGTAAGGTTCCTTTTGACATATATTCATAGACAAGTGCCATGTATACTCCATCCTTACAATAACCGATCATAGAGACAAGATTCTTATGGTGAATCCGCGTTAAAATCTGAGCCTACACAAGTAAGCTTACTAATCACTCTCTATTGGAAACTTTCTCGTAAATTTCTACACATATAGGAACAAAATCACTTAAGGTGAAAAAAAAGGTTACCTCCACGAGGAACTCTTTAGCACCTTGGTTGGACGATTCAGACCGCAATTTGACAGCCACTTGAGTGCCGTCCTCCAAGATGCCATGGTAGACATACCCAAACCCTCCCCGGCCGAGCACTTGCTTGAAGTTGTTTGTTATCTTCTCTAATTCCTTGTATGTAAACCAGCGGTTCTCCAGTTGTAACGATGAATTGTCCCAATATCCACCACTTGTTGACACATATCTTGTTGTCTCATTTTGTGGATTTAAAGATTTTTCCATTGATCCTGTGTATGTAAAGAACAGAACTACTAGCGTTAAAAGTGTTTCAGAGATGAAGTAGAGCGGGGCTATTACTATGTTCCACCTTGCTTTTTCGGTCTTAGCATACAAATGAGTAGTGTTGTCACTGATACTATCACAACAACCAGAACTATAGGAACAGCTATATAGATGGCTAGCTTGCTCTTTCTTTTAGCTGGCTGACATGAATTGCCGTTGGTGCAGAAGTTTGGATTATTTCCATATCTGTTACGGCATAAATAAGATGTTTagtcaaatttaatttattttcaaaaattgcCCAAGAATTTGGTGTTCAGAAAAGCTTGATAACAAAAGAATGCAGTGTACTTACCTTAGATCTAGGGAGCCATCTTGAACTCTCTTGAGAAGTCCAGATGGAATTGATCCGATGAGTTGATTTCCTGTCAAATCTCTAAAGAAGCCATATAATGTGGATGATTTCAGTTGAAAATGATTCGCATAGGTGAACACGatcaatataattaatttgacaAAAAGTTACCAAACTTACAAAACTCTCATTGAAGATAACTGTGAGAGGACATCTGGAATTGAGCCTGTCAGGTTGTTGTTTGACAGATCCCTGCAAGAGGTGGAGTAAGaaccatatatatgtttagtatATATGGAGTAATATTTCTCAAATTTAACAGAAAATTCCAAGGTAGGGTTAAGAAATCGATCGATGCACTGTGAACTCAAAACGCACAAGTATTGAATAGCCTTGAGGTTCCCAAAAGAGGATGATATATCACCACTCAAGCCAGCGGCGGACAGatttctacaaaaaaaa
Proteins encoded in this window:
- the LOC127783768 gene encoding probable LRR receptor-like serine/threonine-protein kinase At1g05700, giving the protein MMERSLQWLLLLLLFAVGVLQSRAQPDSKGTYYINCGIPPKTRYVDNTTNISYDADDGFTDSGSNHNISASYMDSGHGRTYNVRAFPDGVRNCYTLRSLVAGSKYLIRATFMYGNYDGLSKLAVFDLHIGVNFWTTVNITDPSHQVTKEAIVVVPDEFVQVCLINTGAGTPFISGLDLRPLENRLYPQVNATQGLVQLARLNFGPTNGTIRFPSDPYDRMWDTWIDANDTRWNEISTRDLVQKEDNDPFDPPMAVMQTAIRPRNAADNIQMYWEPELETNGQTRGFIAIFYFSELESVPNNASRQFYINLNGVLWLPNFFEPRYLKADAVYATQTMEKNRWYNISIDATANSTLPPLINGGEVFFVISTANIGTNSEDASAMITIKTEYQVKNNWMGDPCIPKAYVWDRLTCTYSISDRARVTRSNLSAAGLSGDISSSFGNLKAIQYLDLSNNNLTGSIPDVLSQLSSMRVLDLTGNQLIGSIPSGLLKRVQDGSLDLRYGNNPNFCTNGNSCQPAKRKSKLAIYIAVPIVLVVVIVSVTTLLICMLRPKKQGSMEKSLNPQNETTRYVSTSGGYWDNSSLQLENRWFTYKELEKITNNFKQVLGRGGFGYVYHGILEDGTQVAVKLRSESSNQGAKEFLVEAQILTRIHHKNLVSMIGYCKDGVYMALVYEYMSKGTLQEHIAGENNNGGYLTWRERLKIALESAQGLEYLHKGCNPPVIYRDVKATNILLNTRLEAKIADFGLSKAFNNDTHVSTNALVGTLGYMDLEYHATMQPTTKSDVYSFGVVLLELVTGKRAILHNPNPVSIIKWVQQRLIQGNIEDVVDTHMHSDYDVNSVWKVTNIALQCIVQASTQRPTMTDMVMQIQECIELEDGHRAIRNAYNGFNTSDSTDPNSSYSTYVTDQSDVVDHHNAAFETEHILRTAPTLGTGPAAR